One part of the Solanum dulcamara chromosome 3, daSolDulc1.2, whole genome shotgun sequence genome encodes these proteins:
- the LOC129882471 gene encoding WEB family protein At2g38370-like gives MDSAILEEKENGCVRAEIDTSAPFESVKEAATRFGGIGFWKPTLQKSIGDSSEVAEEKVDIAKVEEQAVQLEKDLIVKERETLEVLKELESTKVLIEGLKFKLQKEAYEVNATLGADAEAKDVHLADELADKKNSENIVSNNQDTTGGLDLCPSSAPGFILLELKQAKLNLTRTTSDLADIRTTVESYNKKIENERILLEKTRQRLSSSSSKISSLEEELNKTKEKLKLVKHAEGGGSCDPVDLTRELQRLTAETEQFKKVGEAAKSEVLRAMSEVEHTKTRIKTAEIRLVAAKKMKAAARAAEAVALAEIKALSSSETTFSTLQRRPEEVVTFTFEEYSSLLLKAQDAQEASKQREVDAMMLVDEADVSKTEILKKVEEATEEVKVCKKALEEALSRVEAANEGKLAVEEALRKWRSENGQRRRSVQNSSKFKNPSSSQHRKDSVLVDVNGLTLVNDELKPVLKPTLSIGQILNKKLLLTEEFENGIRAGKKAGKRTVSLAQMLGKPTGELQLSRKDEKENGLKHHLPAKRKKFGFAKISHLVTQHSKKKKQHTASLRCKSAD, from the exons ATGGACTCTGCCATTTTGGAAGAGAAGGAAAATGGTTGTGTTAGGGCCGAGATTGATACTTCTGCTCCATTTGAGTCGGTCAAAGAGGCTGCAACTCGATTTGGTGGAATTGGGTTTTGGAAACCCACTCTTCAAAAGTCAATTGGGGATTCTTCTGag GTTGCTGAAGAGAAGGTTGACATTGCAAAAGTGGAAGAACAGGCTGTGCAGTTGGAAAAAGATCTCATTGTGAAAGAGAGGGAAACACTTGAGGTCTTAAAAGAACTGGAAAGCACTAAAGTTCTGATAGAAGGGCTGAAATTTAAGTTGCAGAAGGAGGCATATGAGGTAAATGCTACACTAGGTGCTGATGCCGAAGCTAAGGATGTACATCTTGCTGATGAATTAGCAGATAAGAAAAACAGTGAAAACATTGTAAGCAACAATCAGGACACAACTGGTGGTTTGGATCTGTGTCCCTCTTCTGCTCCAGGTTTTATCTTATTGGAATTAAAACAGGCTAAACTAAACTTGACCAGGACAACTAGTGATCTTGCTGATATTCGAACCACTGTTGAATCGTATAATAAGAAAATTGAGAACGAAAGAATCTTGCTTGAGAAGACCCGCCAAAGATtatcttcaagttcttcaaagATTTCATCTCTTGAAGAAGAGTTgaataaaacaaaagaaaaactaaAGCTGGTGAAACATGCTGAAGGTGGTGGTTCTTGTGATCCTGTCGATTTGACGAGGGAGCTCCAGAGACTGACTGCTGAGACTGAGCAGTTTAAGAAAGTAGGAGAAGCTGCAAAATCAGAAGTATTGAGGGCTATGTCTGAGGTTGAACATACAAAGACAAGGATCAAAACAGCAGAGATCAGGTTGGTTGCAGCCAAGAAGATGAAAGCAGCAGCTAGAGCTGCTGAAGCTGTTGCTCTTGCTGAAATCAAGGCCCTGTCAAGCAGTGAGACCACGTTTTCAACTTTACAACGAAGGCCTGAGGAAGTAGTAACTTTTACCTTTGAAGAGTATTCATCTCTATTGTTGAAAGCTCAAGATGCACAAGAAGCTAGCAAGCAAAGAGAAGTAGATGCCATGATGCTAGTGGATGAAGCTGATGTGTCAAAAACAgaaatcttgaagaaggtagaagaagcTACAGAAGAGGTTAAAGTTTGTAAGAAGGCGTTAGAAGAAGCACTGAGCAGAGTGGAGgctgcaaatgaaggaaaattAGCAGTAGAGGAAGCTCTGCGCAAATGGAGGTCTGAAAATGGACAGAGAAGACGTTCAGtacagaattcatccaagtttaAAAATCCATCCTCATCTCAGCATAGGAAAGACTCTGTCCTGGTTGATGTCAATGGCCTGACTCTTGTCAATGATGAGTTAAAACCAGTTCTAAAGCCAACTCTATCAATAGGGCAAATATTGAACAAGAAGTTGCTTTTGACAGAAGAGTTTGAGAATGGAATTCGGGCTGGAAAAAAAGCTGGAAAGCGTACAGTGTCTCTGGCCCAGATGCTCGGGAAACCCACTGGTGAGTTGCAATTAAGTCGAAAGGATGAGAAAGAGAATGGACTTAAGCATCATCTCCCTGCAAAAAGGAAGAAGTTTGGTTTTGCTAAGATCTCTCATCTTGTGACTCAACATTCTAAGAAAAAGAAGCAGCACACTGCAAGTTTGAGGTGTAAATCAGCTGATTAA